CAGTGCGAGCGTGGGACGTCAATCTGGACGGCCCGGGCCTCGGGCTCACGCTCAGGCAGACCGCGGAAGCGATCTCAGAGCGCTTGAGACGAGAGCCGGGCGAGATATCGCATCTGAAGGACCTCGACCATGTGGTAGGCCTGACTCGTTTGATGCCTTTCGACGTGAACCTTTGGAAGGTGCAAAACGACTACTACCGCCTGTTGGAGGCCTTCTACCCGGACCAGCAGAAGGGAGCCGAGGCCGGGGATGAAACCGCCCGGGCATGGGCCGAGCTGTTCGGAAGCCTTGGAGAGAAGCTTCGGGTGCGGAAGGGGATGTGAGGTGGAGGGCTATCGAATACCGGGCGCCACCTATCGGGTGCAGTTCAACTCCGGTTTCCGTCTTGGAGACGCCCGGGAACTCGTGCTCTACCTGCAGACTCTCGGGATAACCGACCTCTACGCTTCGCCCGTCTTCACGGCAGTGCGAGGAAGCTCGCACGGGTACGATGTGACAGACCCAGGCAGGATCAACCCGGAGCTAGGCGGGGAAGAGGCCTTCTCGGCGTTAGCCGACACGCTGCGACGATGCGGCATGGGGCTTATCTTGGACATCGTGCCGAACCACATGGCTGCGAGCTCCGAGAATCCATGGTGGGCCGACATCCTTCGCCAAGGAACCAACTCCCCTTATTCACCCTACTTCGACATAGACTGGCATCCTCCGCGACGGGGCCTGGCAGGCAAAGTCCTGCTCCCTGTGCTCGGCGCCACATACGGAGACGCGCTTGCAGGCCAGGAACTTGTGCTTGCGCTCGCGGAAGAAGGCCTTTACGTGGCCTACCACGACAGCCGGTTCCCCCTCGCCCCCAAGTCCTACGCAGATGTTCTGAACCTGGAGGAGCTGGCCCGAAACCTAGGGCCGGACCATCCCGCCGCGTCTCAGCTCGGGAGCTTGCTCGGGGCTTCTCCGGGCCCCCCCGACGGACGAGGCGGCGGACCGAACGGGCAGGACGGCAGGGACGGGCGGGCGGTGCAAGACGTGCGGCGCGGGCAGTACGGCCAGGCAGGGGGCAACATGTCCTCGGGACTGCGCACGAGGCTCTGGCAGCTTTGTTCCGCTCACCCTGAGATCCGAGCGTGGATCGATGACCGCCTCAAAACTCTAAACGGCCAAAAGGGGCGCCCAGATAGCTTCGACCGTCTGCATGAGATCCTAGAGCAACAAGCCTACAGACTGGCATTTTGGCGAATGGCCAACTGGGAGATTAACTACCGGAGGTTCTTCGACACGAATGGCCTTGCGTCTGTGAGGCAGGAAGACCGGCGCGTGTTCGACGACACGCACGCTCTTATTCTCCGCCTGGCGAGCGAAGGTAGAATCGCCGGGGTCCGCGTGGATCACGTCGATGGACTCCGAGACCCGGAGACATACCTCCGCTGGCTTCAAGACAGCCTTGCCGGAGCCGGCGCCGGGGCGCGCCCCGGGTTCTACGTGGTCGTTGAGAAGATCCTGAGTGGAGATGAGGAGATACCGCCCGGATGGCCGGTCTGCGGCACCACTGGGTACGATTTCCTCAAGATGGTGAACGGGCTCTTCGTGGACGTAAGGGGAGCATCCGGCCTTGACAGGCTCTATGCGCGCCTGGCAGGATCCGACCTGGACTTCGATACACTGGTCTACGAGCAGAAGCTGAAAGTGATGCGTCACTTGTTCGCAGGAGAGATGCGGTCCCTGGCCGAGAGGCTGGTTCGCCTTGCAGACCGGGACCGGCAGGCGCGCGATCTGAGCCTCGTCGAGCTTGAACAGGCGCTTGTCGAAGCGACTGCGTGCCTTCCCGTATACCGGACCTATATCCGCGATTTAGA
The sequence above is drawn from the Bacillota bacterium genome and encodes:
- the treY gene encoding malto-oligosyltrehalose synthase produces the protein MEGYRIPGATYRVQFNSGFRLGDARELVLYLQTLGITDLYASPVFTAVRGSSHGYDVTDPGRINPELGGEEAFSALADTLRRCGMGLILDIVPNHMAASSENPWWADILRQGTNSPYSPYFDIDWHPPRRGLAGKVLLPVLGATYGDALAGQELVLALAEEGLYVAYHDSRFPLAPKSYADVLNLEELARNLGPDHPAASQLGSLLGASPGPPDGRGGGPNGQDGRDGRAVQDVRRGQYGQAGGNMSSGLRTRLWQLCSAHPEIRAWIDDRLKTLNGQKGRPDSFDRLHEILEQQAYRLAFWRMANWEINYRRFFDTNGLASVRQEDRRVFDDTHALILRLASEGRIAGVRVDHVDGLRDPETYLRWLQDSLAGAGAGARPGFYVVVEKILSGDEEIPPGWPVCGTTGYDFLKMVNGLFVDVRGASGLDRLYARLAGSDLDFDTLVYEQKLKVMRHLFAGEMRSLAERLVRLADRDRQARDLSLVELEQALVEATACLPVYRTYIRDLDVSARDRDYIEEAVAAAGERGSAAPLARVFLRRVLLLEIPASVEGEDRRAWLEFIMRWQQFTGPIMAKGYEDTTLYIYHRLVSLNEVGGEPESLGVSVADFHRRNRARRQRWPCTMNTTSTHDTKRSEDVRARINVLSEIPQVWAGCIGRWREWNRRKIRVANGEPVPDPNFEKLVYETLVGAWPLDEREVPEFMDRLEGYLIKATREAKVHTSWLEPNPAYEEALVGFARSIVEPEEDNEFLPDFLRLWRFAAYYGALNSLSQVLLKITSPGVPDFYQGTELWDFSLVDPDNRRPVDFAARARLLSELQGREGDDSLSLPRELLSSWEDGRVKLYLTYKALRYRRDRAKLFAEGDYLPVDAIGPNREHVCAFMRRHAGVWAMVVVPRLVAGLQIEAARLQSGARSDHRALRGTLDDLPTARPPLGRTVWGETSLVLPDQAPVAWHNVLTGQTVRRDGGPTTACAGSALPVAAVLDEFPVALLDGEE